From one Microlunatus sp. Gsoil 973 genomic stretch:
- the add gene encoding adenosine deaminase, whose product MGLAAPTYSDAWISAVPKVELHVHHIGATSADTLADLAARHPDAGVPTDPQALQAFYEFTDFDHFLRVYAAISRLLSTPEDVLHLTIGNLAESAAQNVRYVEVTVTPNPILTAGVTRDGLVEALNAAREHAAREWAMTVNWILDIPGFTGETAEVVLDLCERRPPDGLVALGLGGPETPRPPFAPYFARARTLGLGSVPHAGEAAGPESVRAAVELLRADRIGHGIRAVEDPELLAGLAEAGIHLEVSLTSNLRTRVVASLEKHPLPALMTAGVPVSINSDDPPMFGTTLTRELQIAAGLVGSRQIPALLRNAIKASFAGEDLKASYLADLAAAEAHR is encoded by the coding sequence GTGGGGCTAGCAGCGCCAACCTATTCCGACGCGTGGATCTCGGCCGTGCCCAAGGTCGAGCTGCATGTCCACCACATCGGCGCCACCTCCGCCGACACGCTGGCTGATCTTGCAGCGCGGCATCCTGATGCCGGCGTACCGACCGATCCGCAAGCACTCCAGGCGTTCTACGAGTTCACCGACTTCGATCACTTCCTCCGCGTCTATGCAGCGATCTCCCGGCTGCTGTCGACCCCCGAGGACGTTCTGCACCTGACGATCGGCAACCTGGCCGAATCAGCCGCCCAGAACGTTCGGTACGTCGAGGTGACGGTGACACCCAATCCGATCCTGACTGCGGGCGTGACCCGTGACGGACTGGTCGAGGCGCTCAACGCGGCCCGGGAGCACGCTGCCCGAGAGTGGGCGATGACGGTCAACTGGATCCTGGACATTCCCGGATTCACCGGTGAAACCGCAGAGGTGGTACTTGACCTGTGCGAACGACGTCCGCCGGACGGTCTGGTGGCGCTGGGACTGGGCGGGCCCGAAACGCCGCGCCCGCCCTTCGCGCCGTACTTCGCCAGGGCGCGTACCCTCGGCCTCGGCTCAGTTCCGCACGCCGGTGAGGCGGCGGGACCCGAGAGCGTCCGGGCCGCCGTCGAACTGCTCAGAGCCGACCGGATCGGGCACGGCATCCGCGCCGTGGAGGATCCGGAGCTGCTGGCCGGCCTGGCCGAAGCCGGCATCCATCTCGAGGTCAGTCTGACCAGCAACCTCCGAACGCGTGTGGTCGCGTCGCTGGAAAAGCACCCGCTGCCGGCACTGATGACGGCCGGAGTCCCGGTGTCGATCAACTCCGACGATCCGCCGATGTTCGGGACCACGCTGACCCGGGAGTTGCAGATCGCCGCCGGACTCGTCGGGTCGCGACAGATTCCCGCGCTGCTGCGCAACGCGATCAAAGCGTCGTTCGCCGGGGAGGATCTCAAGGCGTCGTATCTGGCTGATCTCGCTGCGGCGGAGGCGCACCGCTGA
- a CDS encoding glycosyltransferase, which translates to MKIVAVTYGTEGDTRPLAALCRGLQESGDETLLLADAGTLAGVRDLGVPSSALAGDIRSALAPSGAAEPVRTPRGLDATATTLARLAQQNADTWMRQILDAAVGADGLLIAGLATYIGFAAAEKAGIQPIAASLIPLTPTAEFPSPFLPPRPMPRFLNRRSYSLVSGALWRAFRGSTNAARSGVGLPPGHRLSADHPMIYGISPTVLPRPADWPARTWLCGQWVQPVHDWPLPQHVEEFLASGEPPIYVGFGSMAGLDHGDLMDAVVTAVAGRRAVFYPGWGRGAGSLQLPDNFLVIGEAPHDWLFPRMSVIIHHGGSGTTHSAARAGVPSIALPFAADQFFWARRLQQLGIAPAIGGARRVTAGELSAAITAAGSETMRARAADVGARMRTEDGVATAVDRIHRILGHVETTAHRNRSDR; encoded by the coding sequence ATGAAGATTGTCGCCGTCACGTACGGCACTGAAGGAGACACCAGGCCGCTGGCAGCCCTCTGTCGTGGTCTGCAGGAATCCGGCGACGAAACACTGCTGCTGGCCGACGCGGGCACCCTGGCCGGGGTTCGTGATCTTGGCGTTCCGTCCTCCGCACTGGCCGGAGACATCCGCAGCGCGCTCGCCCCATCGGGCGCCGCGGAACCGGTTCGTACGCCCCGAGGGCTTGATGCCACGGCAACCACCCTTGCCCGACTCGCTCAGCAGAACGCCGACACCTGGATGCGCCAGATCCTGGATGCCGCCGTCGGCGCCGACGGCTTGCTCATCGCCGGACTCGCCACCTACATCGGATTCGCCGCCGCCGAGAAGGCGGGCATCCAACCCATCGCGGCGAGCCTGATCCCGCTCACCCCGACAGCGGAGTTCCCCTCACCGTTCCTGCCACCGCGCCCGATGCCCCGCTTCCTCAACCGGCGGAGCTACTCCCTGGTCTCTGGGGCGCTGTGGCGGGCGTTCCGAGGATCGACCAACGCCGCCCGTTCCGGCGTAGGCCTGCCGCCCGGTCACCGTCTCTCGGCGGACCACCCGATGATCTACGGGATCTCGCCCACAGTGCTGCCGCGGCCGGCGGACTGGCCCGCGCGGACCTGGCTGTGTGGTCAGTGGGTCCAGCCGGTGCACGACTGGCCCCTACCCCAGCATGTCGAGGAGTTCCTCGCTTCAGGTGAGCCCCCGATCTACGTGGGGTTCGGCAGCATGGCAGGGCTAGATCACGGCGACCTGATGGATGCTGTGGTGACCGCCGTCGCCGGCCGTCGGGCCGTCTTCTATCCCGGCTGGGGCCGCGGCGCTGGGTCGCTGCAGCTGCCCGACAATTTCCTGGTCATCGGCGAGGCACCGCACGACTGGTTGTTCCCGCGGATGTCGGTGATCATCCACCACGGCGGCTCCGGGACCACACACTCCGCCGCACGCGCCGGTGTGCCGTCGATCGCTCTGCCCTTTGCGGCCGACCAGTTCTTCTGGGCCCGCCGTCTGCAGCAACTGGGCATTGCGCCGGCGATCGGTGGAGCGCGGCGGGTCACCGCAGGTGAACTCTCGGCCGCAATCACAGCGGCCGGGTCCGAAACGATGCGCGCGCGTGCGGCAGACGTCGGCGCCAGGATGCGTACCGAAGACGGTGTGGCCACGGCGGTAGACCGGATCCACCGCATCCTGGGTCACGTCGAGACGACCGCGCACCGGAACCGGTCAGATCGGTGA
- a CDS encoding SDR family oxidoreductase, whose product MTDKILITGATGTLGRALVRQLQQAGADLRLLSRSEHRPDDNVEWVRGDVSTGSGLDAAVRGVHTVVHCAGSQRDDGDKARNLLAAAVDAGVEHIIHVSVVGADTVPVVSAVDRAMFGYFASKRAAEDVITHSPIPWTMLRPTQFHDFVTTIMDQLVRLPVLPLWRGVRFQPVDTDDVARRLAELVRGEPAGIVPALGGPRVYSMEQLARDYLRAVGKRRAIANLPIPGRAAAAFRAGANLAADHADGTTSWEDFLAAKFPDRAFVTAPK is encoded by the coding sequence ATGACGGACAAGATCTTGATCACCGGCGCAACCGGGACACTCGGTCGCGCGCTGGTGCGCCAGTTGCAACAGGCCGGCGCCGACCTGCGGCTGTTGAGCCGCTCCGAACACCGACCGGACGACAATGTCGAATGGGTACGCGGTGACGTATCCACCGGCAGCGGTCTGGATGCGGCGGTCCGCGGCGTCCATACCGTGGTTCACTGCGCCGGCAGCCAGCGCGATGACGGCGACAAGGCGAGGAATCTGCTCGCCGCAGCCGTGGACGCGGGCGTGGAGCACATCATTCACGTATCGGTGGTCGGGGCGGACACCGTGCCGGTGGTCAGTGCCGTCGACCGCGCGATGTTCGGCTACTTCGCGTCGAAGCGTGCGGCCGAAGACGTGATCACCCACTCCCCGATTCCGTGGACCATGCTCCGCCCGACCCAGTTCCACGACTTCGTGACCACGATCATGGACCAGTTGGTCAGGCTTCCGGTCCTACCCCTGTGGCGCGGCGTCAGGTTCCAGCCGGTCGACACCGATGATGTCGCCCGGCGGCTGGCCGAACTGGTTCGTGGCGAGCCCGCCGGGATCGTGCCGGCGTTGGGCGGGCCGAGGGTCTACTCGATGGAGCAACTCGCCCGTGACTACCTGCGAGCTGTCGGCAAACGTCGGGCGATCGCCAACCTACCGATCCCTGGTCGTGCCGCGGCAGCATTCCGAGCCGGGGCGAATCTGGCAGCTGATCACGCAGACGGGACGACAAGCTGGGAGGACTTCCTGGCAGCGAAGTTCCCCGACCGCGCCTTTGTGACAGCACCCAAGTGA